ATAGGAGCGGCTCAGATCGTTCCAGAGGGAAGATTTTATGCGACTTCAAACCCGTGTTGCCGCCGGCATCCTGGCCATGTCTCTAGCGGCGCTCACCCCGTCTTTCGCTCAGATGGCGCCACCGTTCATCAAAAAGCATCTCTACTCCACCACAGCCGACCCCAACGCCGATATCGCCGCCGCCCTCAAACAGGCTCGTGCCGAGCACAAGCGTGTCATTCTCGACTTCGGCGGTGACTGGTGCGGTGACTGCCAGGTTCTCGACATCTACATGCACCAGAGCCCCAACGCCGAGCTGCTCGAGAAACACTTTGTCATCGTGCACATCGACATCGGCCATATGGACCACAACGTCAACGTCGCCGACAGATATAAGGTGCCGATCAATAAGGGCGTTCCGGCTCTCGCCGTTCTCGACGCGCACGGAAACCTCCTCTACTCGCAGAAGAACAAGGAGTTTGAGAACATGCGCAACATGAACTCCCAGGACGTCACCAACTTCCTCAATCGCTGGAAGGCCTAGAGTTTTCCTCTCGACCATGTATGCTTGCGGGCATACCCCGTGA
The Edaphobacter bradus genome window above contains:
- a CDS encoding thioredoxin family protein, which translates into the protein MRLQTRVAAGILAMSLAALTPSFAQMAPPFIKKHLYSTTADPNADIAAALKQARAEHKRVILDFGGDWCGDCQVLDIYMHQSPNAELLEKHFVIVHIDIGHMDHNVNVADRYKVPINKGVPALAVLDAHGNLLYSQKNKEFENMRNMNSQDVTNFLNRWKA